In Deltaproteobacteria bacterium, one genomic interval encodes:
- a CDS encoding Spy/CpxP family protein refolding chaperone — MARKKIKIWMVGLALVAMAGVAVAAGPGYGFGRNANCAGGYNQLNLTPEQKTKLTELKEKQWKDTVSLRNEMQTKRLELRTLWTAPSPDKDKILVKQKELNELRDRLQAKATDFRIEARKVLTPEQAAQVGTFGPGMGMGGGMMGMGKHRMGRSGPCGGPGQGFGPGGGGFGPGFGPGGSRL, encoded by the coding sequence ATGGCAAGGAAAAAAATTAAAATTTGGATGGTTGGATTGGCCCTGGTGGCTATGGCCGGTGTGGCTGTGGCTGCTGGTCCGGGATATGGTTTTGGGAGAAACGCCAATTGTGCTGGCGGGTATAACCAATTAAACCTGACCCCGGAACAGAAAACGAAGTTAACGGAACTGAAAGAAAAGCAATGGAAGGACACCGTTTCTTTGCGCAATGAAATGCAGACCAAGCGCCTGGAACTGCGGACCCTCTGGACGGCCCCGAGCCCGGATAAGGACAAGATCCTGGTCAAGCAAAAGGAGTTGAATGAATTGCGAGACCGGCTCCAGGCCAAGGCAACGGATTTTCGCATCGAAGCCCGAAAGGTCCTAACCCCGGAACAGGCTGCTCAGGTCGGCACCTTCGGCCCTGGCATGGGCATGGGTGGCGGCATGATGGGCATGGGTAAACATAGAATGGGGCGTTCAGGTCCTTGCGGCGGGCCGGGTCAGGGATTTGGCCCGGGCGGCGGCGGGTTCGGTCCCGGTTTTGGTCCAGGTGGTTCCCGTTTATAA